CGCTCTTAGGCAACGCTTTTAGTAGTCGGACCACAACTTTGATAAATGTCAGTTAATATATTTCAAAGCAAAGAAAAGTGCCTTTTCGTACTTTTTGTCTTCCAATGCCTTCTCTGCAAGGGAGGGCAATTGCCAGAATTCTTGCCGGAGTGCCAAATTAAAACCCCGCGTTTCGAGCCGGTGCTTTAGAAGGTCTTTATAATCTGAGAGAAGTTGACAACCTGGAACCGTCTCGGCTAACCCACAGTAATCTTGGACGATTGCACTATAGTCAACAATGTTGAGACCGTCATAAGTTTTTCGCCAATAAAGGAAGACTGCAACGTCTGGATGCTTTTTGCAGAAGTATTGATAGTTTATCAGTTCGCTTTCGCGTGCTTGGACAAAGTTTCTTGAATGAAACTGGTGGTAACTTATTGCGTCTCGACAGAGCTTATATTCGATTCCGTGTTTATAAAGGCGGTAACCCATTTCGTAATCTTCAATACCCCAGCCTATGAAATTTTCATCGAATAAACCGAGTTCAAGTAAATGGCTTTTGCCTACAGAAACATTGCACGTAACAAAGAAAATCCAAGGAATAAAGAACCCTTTTAAATCTTCTCCATATATCCTACTTATTCTTTCAAAATTGACATCCATCCCGTAGGAAAGGCGAGTCACTTGATTGAAATCAGAATTGATGTCTTCTGCTGCAATCAAAGGATCTTCTGACCGTAGATCGGATAGGTTTTCTTGCTTTGGAAACGACTTTTGCAAATAGGAAAGAATCGCCCGTGGTCTCAGCGCGTCTGGGACAAATGAGAAAACATGTGCGTGGTAACCCCCAACAACCAGATTCCGATTTTGCTGGTGTGGCCTCAGATGGCTCTCAACGAACTGTGAAGGAACTATTTGGTCGTCGTCGATAAAAATGATTGTCTCCCCTTTCGCCCTTAGGATTCCTGCATTTCTCGCGGCGGAACGTCCAGCGTTCTTCTGCTTGACATATACATGCTGAAAGGGAAAGCGTGTGGATGTAGAAAAAAGTTCATGAGTCCCGTCCGTCGAACCGTCATCAATGATAACTACTTCAAAGCTTTCATGTGGATACGTCTGATGGATAAGGGATGTTAGTGTTAACTCCAGAAACTTTTTTTTATTATATGTTGGTATAATAAGGCTTGCATCTAATGTCATTGAAAGCTCCTTTATGTTTTAACCATCGTTAGTTCTTCTGTACTCAATGTCCCAACCGTAAGATTCACACTCGTGTTTGACTAAGTTATAATAATCATCTGCTATGAACTTTGCGATCTCGAGCAATTCATAATATTGACAAACTAACGCATTGTAAGTCAATATATCCACTTGGGATGTACTTAAACGCCAATGGAGGTAGACTTCAACATCAGGATGCTTTTGGCAAAAGTGGGTATAATTCTTTACTTTGCTTACCACACGATCTTCCGTCACGTTATCCCAATGTATTAGTCGGTAAACAAAGGATGCTTTGTCAAGCACGAAATTGAGTCTTTGCTTATATAAGCGATATCCGAATTCAAAGTCTTCTAATCCCCACCCCTTAAAACTCTCATCGAATCCACCGATCTCTACGCAGTGGTGCTTGCTCACGGAGAAATTTGCTGTTGTCAATAACAACCATGGAAGGCGGAATCCATTCAGTTGAGGGGTGTGAATTTCATAAGTCCTTTCCCATCGATCTCTTTCACCGGCATAAGATAAGTGGGCGAGTTTGTCAAATCCATCAGAAAAGTCTTGAGGATGGATTAACATTGTGCCAACGGGAATGCTTCTTAAGTGACGCAAAGCCTCTTGGCGGCTTAACGTTTCTATCAAGAGCCCCTTACGAGGAGAGTCATCTGGGAGCATCTGAGAAAAAGTTAAATATTTGTATCCCAGAACGACAGAATTGTCCCCCTTTTGATGATTTTCCATGTGACTTTCTATGAAAGTTGGGGTCGGAATGCAGTCATCATCAATAAAGATAATCGTTTTGCCGGATGCCTTCTCTATGCCACGATTCCTCGCGCCCGAATACCCTTGGTTTTCCTGATGTGTATAGTTAATTTGATAAGGCACCTTGAGAGACGAAACAAGCGTCTCTGTCCCATCCGTTGAACCATCGTTGATAACAACAACCTCGTACTTTTCTAGAGGATAGGTTTGGAATCCGAGTGCTGTTAAAGTGATCTCAAGAAAATCTTTTTTATTATAGGTTGGAATTACAACACTTACATCAACAGCCATATCCACCTCACTTTATAGAAACACTGCCTATTGAATGAAATACTTCAACGCGTTTCGCTTGAATTGCCCCTGCTTGCTTCAATTGAGCAGTCACTTCACAAGCCACTCGTTGCATATCTTTTAATACCATTTCACCAATATCCCCATTGTAGGCACTTTGCGTATAAAAACCTTCGGGGGTCAGAATAAGTTCATCAGGATGACCGTTGTTCCAGACAATGGTCTCATCGCTGATGCGTTCTACTGAAACTCCCGATTTTAAGGCAAATTGCTCGACTTCCGGAAGATGAATTTTCTCAAGATGCCAACACACTTCATCCGTCGTTGTCT
This genomic stretch from Candidatus Poribacteria bacterium harbors:
- a CDS encoding glycosyltransferase, which produces MTLDASLIIPTYNKKKFLELTLTSLIHQTYPHESFEVVIIDDGSTDGTHELFSTSTRFPFQHVYVKQKNAGRSAARNAGILRAKGETIIFIDDDQIVPSQFVESHLRPHQQNRNLVVGGYHAHVFSFVPDALRPRAILSYLQKSFPKQENLSDLRSEDPLIAAEDINSDFNQVTRLSYGMDVNFERISRIYGEDLKGFFIPWIFFVTCNVSVGKSHLLELGLFDENFIGWGIEDYEMGYRLYKHGIEYKLCRDAISYHQFHSRNFVQARESELINYQYFCKKHPDVAVFLYWRKTYDGLNIVDYSAIVQDYCGLAETVPGCQLLSDYKDLLKHRLETRGFNLALRQEFWQLPSLAEKALEDKKYEKALFFALKYIN
- a CDS encoding glycosyltransferase encodes the protein MAVDVSVVIPTYNKKDFLEITLTALGFQTYPLEKYEVVVINDGSTDGTETLVSSLKVPYQINYTHQENQGYSGARNRGIEKASGKTIIFIDDDCIPTPTFIESHMENHQKGDNSVVLGYKYLTFSQMLPDDSPRKGLLIETLSRQEALRHLRSIPVGTMLIHPQDFSDGFDKLAHLSYAGERDRWERTYEIHTPQLNGFRLPWLLLTTANFSVSKHHCVEIGGFDESFKGWGLEDFEFGYRLYKQRLNFVLDKASFVYRLIHWDNVTEDRVVSKVKNYTHFCQKHPDVEVYLHWRLSTSQVDILTYNALVCQYYELLEIAKFIADDYYNLVKHECESYGWDIEYRRTNDG